From the genome of Streptomyces sp. NBC_01317, one region includes:
- the rplT gene encoding 50S ribosomal protein L20 — protein MARVKRAVNAHKKRRAILEAASGYRGQRSRLYRKAKEQVTHSLVYNYNDRKKRKGDFRQLWIQRINAAARANGITYNRFIQGLKAANVEVDRKILAELAVNDANAFATLVEVAQKALPSDVNAPKAAA, from the coding sequence GTGGCACGCGTCAAGCGGGCAGTCAACGCCCACAAGAAGCGCCGGGCAATCCTCGAGGCGGCCAGCGGTTACCGCGGCCAGCGCTCGCGCCTGTACCGCAAGGCCAAGGAGCAGGTCACCCACTCCCTCGTCTACAACTACAACGACCGCAAGAAGCGCAAGGGTGACTTCCGCCAGCTGTGGATCCAGCGGATCAACGCCGCGGCCCGCGCCAACGGCATCACGTACAACCGCTTCATCCAGGGTCTGAAGGCCGCCAACGTCGAGGTGGACCGCAAGATCCTCGCCGAGCTCGCGGTCAACGACGCCAACGCGTTCGCCACGCTCGTCGAGGTTGCCCAGAAGGCCCTCCCGAGCGACGTCAACGCCCCGAAGGCCGCCGCCTGA
- a CDS encoding amino acid deaminase/aldolase has product MNPRATDRARYDRATAPLDAPLALVDLAAFDANADDLLRRAGGKPVRVASKSVRCRALLERVLARDGFAGIMSFTLAESLWLARAGFEDVLLAYPSADRAAYAQLAADPKLAAAVTVMIDDPAHLELIDAARDGGAEEIRVCLELDTSLRMLGGRVRVGALRSPLREPAQLAELARSVVRRPGFRLVGLMAYEGHVAGVGDSVAGRPFRSRAVRLMQSAARKELAERRAAVVRAVRTVAPDLEFVNGGGTGSVQHTAAEDAVTEIAAGSGLYQPRLFDNYTSFSGRPAALFALPVVRRPGVGVVTVLGGGYPASGAAGRDRLPVPYLPEGLRYDAQEGPGEVQTPLLGSAADDLLIGDKVWFRHAKAGELCERFDTLHLVEDDRVVASVPTYRGEGLTFL; this is encoded by the coding sequence ATGAATCCGCGCGCCACTGACCGGGCCCGGTACGACCGGGCCACCGCCCCTCTCGACGCGCCGCTCGCGCTCGTCGATCTCGCCGCGTTCGACGCCAACGCCGACGACCTCCTGCGCCGCGCCGGCGGCAAACCCGTCAGGGTCGCGAGCAAGTCGGTACGCTGCCGGGCACTGCTCGAACGGGTGCTGGCCCGGGACGGCTTCGCGGGGATCATGTCGTTCACACTCGCCGAGTCGCTGTGGCTGGCCCGCGCCGGGTTCGAGGACGTCCTCCTCGCCTACCCGTCCGCCGACCGCGCCGCGTACGCGCAACTCGCCGCCGACCCGAAGCTCGCCGCCGCCGTCACCGTCATGATCGACGACCCGGCCCACCTGGAACTCATCGACGCGGCCCGCGACGGCGGCGCCGAGGAGATCAGGGTCTGCCTCGAACTGGACACCTCCCTGCGGATGCTGGGCGGCCGCGTCCGCGTCGGCGCCCTCCGCTCGCCCCTCCGCGAGCCCGCCCAGCTGGCCGAGCTGGCCAGGTCCGTCGTGCGCCGGCCGGGCTTCCGGCTGGTCGGCCTGATGGCGTACGAAGGCCATGTGGCCGGCGTCGGCGACTCCGTGGCCGGCCGGCCGTTCCGCTCCCGGGCCGTACGGCTCATGCAGTCCGCCGCCCGCAAGGAACTGGCCGAACGCCGCGCCGCCGTGGTGCGCGCGGTACGGACCGTGGCGCCCGACCTGGAGTTCGTCAACGGCGGCGGCACCGGCAGTGTGCAGCACACCGCCGCCGAGGACGCGGTCACCGAGATCGCCGCGGGGTCGGGCCTCTACCAGCCGCGGCTCTTCGACAACTACACCTCGTTCAGCGGCCGTCCGGCCGCCCTGTTCGCCCTGCCGGTCGTCCGCAGGCCCGGCGTCGGCGTGGTGACCGTGCTCGGCGGCGGCTACCCCGCGTCCGGCGCGGCGGGCCGGGACCGGCTGCCCGTCCCGTACCTGCCGGAAGGCCTGCGGTACGACGCGCAGGAAGGCCCCGGCGAGGTGCAGACCCCGCTCCTCGGCTCGGCCGCCGACGATCTGCTGATCGGCGACAAGGTGTGGTTCCGGCATGCCAAGGCCGGCGAACTCTGCGAACGCTTCGACACGTTGCACCTCGTGGAGGACGACCGCGTGGTGGCGAGCGTGCCCACGTACCGGGGCGAGGGCCTCACCTTCCTCTGA
- a CDS encoding DUF1844 domain-containing protein: MSDAPSPQQSPTSSQESPDFDAMTRDIAEVPAVEVIVTVAVNLMSAAAVKLGLTEDGDDHKDLDEARKLVHALAGLLDASTTEISSFHAAPLRDGLKSLQLAFREASVVRDEPGQGPGEKYTGPVYG, encoded by the coding sequence ATGAGCGACGCGCCCTCCCCCCAGCAGTCCCCGACCTCCTCGCAGGAGTCCCCCGACTTCGACGCCATGACCCGCGACATCGCGGAAGTCCCCGCCGTCGAGGTGATCGTCACGGTCGCGGTGAACCTGATGAGCGCGGCGGCCGTGAAGCTCGGCCTCACCGAGGACGGCGACGACCACAAGGACCTGGACGAGGCGCGCAAGCTGGTCCACGCGCTGGCCGGTCTGCTGGACGCGAGCACGACGGAGATCAGCTCGTTCCACGCGGCGCCGCTGCGGGACGGGCTCAAGTCGCTCCAGCTGGCATTCCGCGAGGCGTCGGTGGTACGGGACGAGCCGGGGCAGGGTCCCGGGGAGAAGTACACGGGCCCGGTCTACGGCTGA
- the infC gene encoding translation initiation factor IF-3 produces the protein MWCYRGGSISAEPRINDRIRVPEVRLVGPSGEQVGIVPLAKALELAQEYDLDLVEVAATARPPVCKLMDYGKFKYESAMKAREARKNQAHTVIKEMKLRPKIDPHDYDTKKGHVVRFLKQGDKVKITIMFRGREQSRPELGFRLLQRLASDVEELGFIESNPKQDGRNMIMVLGPHKKKTEAMAEAREAQAARKAERAGYAPDEHVDESPDAADARAEAAAAEAEAPAQASSEA, from the coding sequence GTGTGGTGCTACCGAGGAGGATCCATCAGCGCCGAGCCCCGCATTAACGACCGGATTCGCGTTCCCGAGGTCCGACTTGTCGGCCCCAGCGGCGAGCAGGTGGGCATTGTGCCGCTTGCCAAGGCCCTGGAGTTGGCACAGGAGTACGACCTCGACCTGGTTGAGGTCGCGGCGACCGCACGTCCGCCCGTGTGCAAGCTCATGGACTACGGGAAGTTCAAGTACGAGTCGGCCATGAAGGCCCGTGAGGCGCGCAAGAACCAGGCGCACACGGTCATCAAGGAGATGAAGCTCCGCCCGAAGATCGACCCGCATGACTATGACACCAAAAAGGGTCACGTCGTCAGGTTCCTGAAGCAGGGCGACAAGGTCAAGATCACGATCATGTTCCGTGGTCGTGAGCAGTCCCGCCCCGAACTGGGCTTCCGACTGCTCCAGCGGCTCGCGTCGGACGTGGAGGAGCTCGGCTTCATCGAGTCGAACCCGAAGCAGGACGGCCGGAACATGATCATGGTTCTCGGCCCGCACAAGAAGAAGACCGAGGCCATGGCCGAGGCGCGCGAGGCCCAGGCCGCCCGCAAGGCGGAGCGCGCGGGTTACGCACCCGACGAGCACGTCGACGAGTCCCCGGACGCCGCCGACGCTCGCGCCGAAGCAGCTGCCGCCGAAGCCGAAGCCCCGGCCCAGGCATCTTCCGAGGCGTGA
- a CDS encoding SseB family protein, with translation MALKNIPDPGFSDDDGTADPALASALAAWSADRSAEGGVLAALRTARLLVPIVAVLGETEEDENGLRREKTSDMAVPTLRAGDRRALPAFTSVAALARWDPAARPVAVPLHQALQAAAHERADTVVLDLAGPVPYQLTGAALLAAAEGRTSTDPLDDPAVTAAVRGVVAAEPAVLRAHLGPGTADGTLALVLEPEAVSPAGIARRVAGALAADDVLRARLVRGLDLALLPAEATPPGEPLFVREEPRAR, from the coding sequence GTGGCGCTCAAGAACATCCCCGACCCCGGCTTCTCCGACGACGACGGCACCGCCGACCCCGCGCTGGCCTCCGCCCTCGCCGCCTGGTCGGCGGACCGGTCCGCCGAAGGGGGTGTGCTGGCGGCGCTCAGGACCGCCCGGCTGCTCGTCCCGATCGTCGCCGTCCTCGGCGAGACCGAGGAGGACGAGAACGGGCTGCGCCGCGAGAAGACCAGCGACATGGCCGTGCCGACGCTCCGGGCGGGCGACCGCCGCGCGCTGCCGGCCTTCACCTCCGTCGCGGCGCTGGCCCGCTGGGACCCGGCGGCCCGCCCCGTCGCCGTACCCCTCCACCAGGCGCTCCAAGCGGCCGCCCACGAGCGGGCCGACACCGTGGTGCTCGATCTCGCGGGGCCCGTGCCGTACCAGCTCACCGGGGCCGCGCTCCTCGCCGCCGCCGAGGGCCGTACCAGCACCGACCCTCTCGACGACCCCGCCGTCACGGCGGCGGTACGAGGTGTGGTCGCCGCCGAGCCCGCCGTGCTCCGGGCCCACCTCGGGCCGGGTACGGCGGACGGCACGCTGGCCCTCGTCCTGGAGCCGGAAGCCGTGTCCCCCGCCGGCATCGCCCGCCGCGTCGCCGGGGCACTCGCCGCCGACGACGTACTGAGGGCCCGCCTGGTACGCGGACTCGACCTGGCACTTCTGCCGGCCGAGGCCACGCCGCCGGGCGAGCCCCTGTTCGTACGCGAAGAGCCTCGTGCGCGGTGA
- a CDS encoding sensor histidine kinase, with amino-acid sequence MTAGTSRPVTVRGPVLSGPDPGAGDDGPDTAADTGAQPVDPDDLARHIDPDDLPDGLVVADEHGRVTCFNAAAARITAVPLAEALGQPLERALPLEDLEGRRWWTLTDPYGGLATRVGQPERNLLLPGGREVLVSARYVRVRPLGPVQKLVICIRGTEARRRTERSHAELIATVAHELRSPLTSVKGFTATLLAKWERFTDDQKRLMLETVDADANRVTRLIAELLDISRIDSGRLEVRRQPVDIGAAVGRHVQSHTAAGQSPDRFLVRIQRPLPDLWADPDKIDQILGNLLENAVRHGEGTVTIEVAAAEIGHIEDGRGTVKGTAVTVCDEGPGIPEESMGRVFTRFWRGSKRGGTGLGLYIVKGIVEAHGGTITVGRGPGGGAQFRFVLPVAAPAYLT; translated from the coding sequence ATGACGGCCGGGACCAGCAGACCTGTCACGGTCCGGGGACCTGTCCTGAGCGGCCCGGACCCCGGAGCCGGTGACGACGGGCCGGACACCGCTGCCGACACCGGCGCGCAGCCGGTCGACCCCGACGACCTCGCGCGGCACATCGACCCCGACGACCTCCCCGACGGGCTTGTCGTCGCCGACGAGCACGGCCGCGTGACCTGCTTCAACGCCGCCGCCGCGCGGATCACCGCCGTACCGCTCGCCGAAGCCCTCGGGCAGCCGCTGGAGCGCGCGCTGCCGCTGGAGGACCTGGAGGGCCGCCGCTGGTGGACGCTGACCGATCCGTACGGCGGACTGGCCACCCGGGTCGGGCAGCCCGAGCGGAATTTACTGCTCCCGGGCGGGCGGGAGGTCCTCGTCTCCGCGCGGTACGTACGCGTCCGCCCGCTCGGCCCGGTCCAGAAGCTCGTCATCTGCATCCGGGGCACCGAGGCCCGCCGCCGTACCGAACGCAGCCACGCGGAGCTGATCGCCACCGTCGCCCATGAACTGCGCTCGCCCCTCACGTCCGTCAAAGGCTTCACGGCGACGCTGCTCGCCAAATGGGAACGCTTCACCGACGACCAGAAGCGGCTGATGCTGGAGACGGTCGACGCCGACGCCAACCGGGTCACCCGGCTCATCGCCGAACTCCTCGACATCTCGCGGATCGACTCGGGACGCCTGGAGGTCCGCCGCCAGCCGGTCGACATCGGCGCGGCCGTCGGCCGTCACGTCCAGTCGCACACCGCCGCGGGCCAGTCCCCGGACCGTTTCCTCGTACGGATACAGCGGCCCCTGCCCGATCTGTGGGCCGACCCCGACAAGATCGACCAGATCCTCGGCAACCTGCTGGAAAACGCGGTGCGCCACGGCGAGGGAACCGTCACCATCGAGGTGGCAGCCGCGGAGATCGGGCACATCGAGGACGGGAGGGGCACCGTGAAGGGCACCGCCGTCACCGTCTGCGACGAGGGCCCCGGTATCCCCGAGGAGTCGATGGGCCGCGTCTTCACCCGCTTCTGGCGGGGCAGCAAACGCGGCGGTACGGGCCTCGGCCTCTACATCGTCAAGGGCATCGTCGAGGCGCACGGCGGGACGATCACGGTCGGCCGCGGCCCCGGCGGCGGCGCCCAGTTCCGATTCGTCCTGCCCGTCGCCGCTCCGGCCTACCTGACCTGA
- a CDS encoding serine hydrolase, whose product MNLSVAVYDMANGREATTDADRAYVSASVVKVGVLAALLLRAQDADRWLTPEEEGLAAAMIERSDNDAATALRAAAGGVAALDEAHARLGLTRTEGAAAWGLTRTTARDQLTLLRAVFDDGTASPLDARSRRYVADLMERVVPGQDWGVSAAAGGSGDRALKNGWLPRTDSGLWVVHSVGRAGGCLMAVLSDGHPTLEAGIALVEEAAVRRVGRVA is encoded by the coding sequence ATGAATCTCTCGGTGGCGGTGTACGACATGGCGAACGGCCGCGAGGCGACGACCGACGCGGACCGCGCGTATGTCAGTGCCAGCGTCGTGAAGGTGGGCGTGCTGGCGGCGCTGCTGCTGCGGGCGCAGGACGCGGACCGTTGGCTGACGCCGGAGGAGGAGGGGTTGGCCGCCGCGATGATCGAACGCAGCGACAACGACGCGGCGACGGCGCTGCGCGCGGCGGCCGGAGGCGTGGCGGCCCTGGACGAGGCGCACGCGCGTCTGGGCCTGACGCGGACGGAGGGGGCGGCGGCGTGGGGTCTGACGCGCACGACCGCGCGCGACCAGCTGACGCTGCTGAGGGCGGTGTTCGACGACGGAACCGCGTCACCCCTGGACGCGCGGTCCCGGCGGTATGTGGCGGACCTGATGGAGCGGGTGGTCCCGGGCCAGGACTGGGGGGTGTCGGCGGCGGCCGGGGGCAGCGGTGACCGGGCCCTGAAGAACGGCTGGCTGCCGAGAACAGACTCCGGCCTGTGGGTCGTCCACTCGGTGGGCCGGGCGGGCGGCTGCCTGATGGCGGTCCTGTCGGACGGCCATCCCACGCTGGAGGCGGGGATCGCGCTGGTGGAGGAGGCGGCGGTGCGGAGGGTGGGGAGGGTGGCCTGA
- the rpmI gene encoding 50S ribosomal protein L35, with product MPKNKTHSGASKRFKITGSGKVMRERAGKRHLLEHKSSRVTRRLTGIVELAPGDAKKIKKLLGK from the coding sequence ATGCCGAAGAACAAGACGCACAGCGGTGCCAGCAAGCGCTTCAAGATCACCGGATCCGGCAAGGTCATGCGCGAGCGCGCCGGCAAGCGCCACCTGCTCGAGCACAAGTCCTCGCGGGTGACGCGGCGCCTCACCGGCATCGTCGAGCTGGCCCCGGGCGACGCCAAGAAGATCAAGAAGCTTCTCGGCAAGTGA
- the pheS gene encoding phenylalanine--tRNA ligase subunit alpha, which yields MSAPNKSYDPVEVEALKPEQIERMRDEALAAFAAATDLDALAHAKTAHTSGTSPLALANREIGALPPQAKAEAGKRVGQARGAVSKALAARQTELEAERDSRVLVEEAVDVTLPYDRVPPGARHPLTTLMERVADVFVAMGYEIAEGPEVEAEWFNFDALNFLPDHPARQTQDTFFVQGPGDVTGDESGVLLRTHTSPVQARTLLDREPPVYVVCPGRVYRTDELDATHTPVFHQIELLAVDEGLTMADLKGTLDHMVQALFGSDMKTRLRPNYFPFTEPSAEMDMLCYVCRGASVGNPDRPCRTCGSEGWIELGGCGMVNPKVLVACGVDPEKYSGFAFGFGIERMLMFRHHVEDMRDMVESDVRFTRPFGMEI from the coding sequence ATGTCGGCACCCAACAAGTCGTACGACCCAGTCGAGGTCGAGGCGCTGAAACCGGAACAGATCGAGCGCATGCGGGACGAGGCGCTCGCCGCCTTCGCCGCCGCGACGGATCTCGACGCGCTCGCTCACGCGAAGACCGCGCACACCTCCGGGACCTCGCCGCTCGCCCTCGCCAACCGCGAGATCGGCGCGCTGCCGCCCCAGGCCAAGGCCGAGGCGGGCAAGCGCGTCGGCCAGGCCCGCGGCGCCGTGAGCAAGGCCCTCGCCGCCCGCCAGACCGAGCTGGAGGCCGAGCGCGACAGCCGGGTCCTGGTCGAGGAGGCGGTCGACGTCACGCTGCCGTACGACCGGGTACCGCCCGGCGCCCGGCACCCGCTGACCACGCTCATGGAGCGGGTCGCGGACGTCTTCGTGGCCATGGGCTACGAGATCGCCGAGGGCCCCGAGGTCGAGGCGGAGTGGTTCAACTTCGACGCCCTGAACTTCCTGCCCGACCACCCGGCCCGCCAGACGCAGGACACCTTCTTCGTGCAGGGGCCCGGCGACGTGACGGGCGACGAGTCCGGTGTGCTGCTCCGTACGCACACCTCACCCGTCCAGGCCCGCACCCTGCTCGACCGCGAGCCGCCCGTGTACGTGGTCTGCCCGGGGCGGGTCTACCGCACGGACGAGCTGGACGCCACGCACACCCCGGTCTTCCACCAGATCGAGCTGCTCGCCGTGGACGAGGGCCTCACCATGGCCGACCTCAAGGGCACCCTCGACCACATGGTCCAGGCGCTCTTCGGCTCGGACATGAAGACCCGGCTGCGGCCGAACTACTTCCCCTTCACCGAGCCGTCCGCCGAGATGGACATGCTCTGCTACGTCTGCCGCGGCGCGTCCGTCGGCAACCCCGACCGGCCCTGCCGCACCTGCGGCAGCGAGGGCTGGATCGAGCTCGGCGGCTGCGGCATGGTCAACCCGAAGGTGCTCGTCGCCTGTGGCGTCGACCCCGAGAAGTACAGCGGATTCGCCTTCGGGTTCGGCATCGAACGGATGCTGATGTTCCGCCACCACGTCGAAGACATGCGAGACATGGTCGAGTCGGACGTCCGGTTCACCCGGCCGTTCGGGATGGAGATCTGA
- a CDS encoding TrmH family RNA methyltransferase, producing the protein MGTPELISPRSPRVLAAKRLARRAFRIKERRFIAEGPQAVREAVAHRGPDGEPTLLELFATVEAAERYADIVDGARETGARVHLAPDTVLAEVSQTVTPQGLLGVCRFLDSPFEDVLRARPRLVAVLAHVRDPGNAGTVLRCADAAGADAVVLTDASVDLYNPKSVRASVGSLFHLPVAVGVPVEEAVRGLKDAGVRILAADGAGDDDLDDELDAGTMGGPTAWVFGNEAWGLPAGTRALADAVVRVPIHGKAESLNLATAAAVCLYASARAQRSGNSAGNRR; encoded by the coding sequence ATGGGCACCCCCGAGCTGATCTCCCCGCGATCCCCGCGCGTCCTGGCCGCGAAGCGGCTCGCCCGGCGTGCCTTCCGGATCAAGGAGCGCCGGTTCATCGCCGAGGGGCCGCAGGCCGTACGGGAAGCGGTCGCCCACCGGGGGCCCGACGGGGAGCCGACGCTCCTGGAGCTGTTCGCCACCGTGGAGGCAGCCGAGCGGTACGCGGACATCGTCGACGGAGCCAGGGAGACCGGCGCCCGGGTGCACCTCGCGCCCGACACCGTGCTCGCCGAGGTGTCGCAGACCGTCACCCCCCAGGGGCTGCTCGGCGTCTGCCGCTTCCTCGACTCGCCGTTCGAGGACGTCCTGCGCGCCCGGCCCCGCCTCGTCGCCGTGCTCGCGCACGTCCGCGACCCCGGGAACGCCGGTACGGTGCTGCGCTGCGCGGACGCCGCGGGCGCCGACGCCGTGGTCCTCACCGACGCCTCCGTCGACCTCTACAACCCCAAGTCCGTCCGCGCGTCCGTCGGCTCGCTGTTCCATCTGCCGGTGGCGGTCGGCGTGCCCGTCGAGGAGGCCGTACGGGGGCTCAAGGACGCCGGGGTACGGATCCTGGCGGCCGACGGCGCGGGCGACGACGACCTGGACGACGAGCTGGACGCGGGCACCATGGGCGGGCCCACCGCCTGGGTCTTCGGCAACGAGGCCTGGGGCCTGCCGGCCGGCACGCGCGCCCTCGCGGACGCCGTCGTACGGGTCCCGATCCACGGAAAGGCCGAGAGCCTGAACCTCGCGACCGCGGCGGCCGTATGTCTCTACGCGTCGGCGCGGGCGCAACGGTCCGGGAACAGCGCCGGGAACAGGCGCTGA
- the mycP gene encoding type VII secretion-associated serine protease mycosin, with the protein MTRPADRDTAPALPTPTPSPLRRRLLVVLAAASFVVLPATPAHADSLREQQWALEALHTDQAWRTSQGNGVTVAVLDTGVDGGHPDLSGQVLPGRDLVGFGAAEGDPSWARHGTAMAGIIAGHGHGPDGSEGVLGIAPQARILPVRVILEGSDPAREKARKSKGGALAEGIRWAADNGADVINLSLGDDSKSAHPEAAEDAAVQYALSKGAVVVASAGNGGEKGDHISYPAAYPGVIAVAAVDRFGTHAAFSTRRWYATVSAPGVDIVIADPDRKYYEGWGTSAAAAFVSGAVALVRSAHPDLTPAQIKKLLADTARDAPANGRDDAKGYGFVDPAAAVEAGAKLSGTETRGGAADGYQKQYFGAGPDVPREDPGEGVGLAPVAGGVGALLLAGAVVLWRGAGTRRPGGPR; encoded by the coding sequence ATGACCCGCCCCGCGGACCGGGACACCGCCCCGGCGCTCCCCACCCCCACACCGTCCCCCCTCCGCCGCCGGCTCCTCGTCGTCCTCGCCGCCGCCTCCTTCGTCGTTCTCCCCGCCACCCCCGCCCACGCCGACTCGCTCCGGGAGCAGCAGTGGGCCCTCGAAGCGCTGCACACCGATCAGGCCTGGCGCACCTCCCAGGGGAACGGCGTCACTGTTGCCGTGCTCGACACCGGGGTCGACGGCGGTCACCCCGACCTGTCCGGACAGGTACTGCCCGGCCGTGACCTCGTCGGCTTCGGCGCGGCCGAGGGCGACCCCTCCTGGGCCCGGCACGGCACCGCCATGGCGGGAATCATCGCCGGTCACGGCCACGGCCCCGACGGCTCCGAGGGCGTCCTCGGCATCGCGCCGCAGGCCAGGATCCTGCCCGTCCGGGTCATCCTCGAAGGCAGCGACCCGGCCCGCGAGAAGGCCCGTAAGTCCAAGGGCGGCGCCCTCGCCGAGGGCATCCGCTGGGCCGCCGACAACGGGGCGGACGTCATCAACCTCTCCCTCGGCGACGACAGCAAGTCCGCCCACCCCGAAGCGGCGGAGGACGCGGCCGTCCAGTACGCCCTGAGCAAGGGGGCGGTTGTCGTCGCCTCGGCCGGCAACGGGGGCGAGAAGGGTGACCACATCTCGTACCCGGCGGCCTACCCCGGCGTCATCGCCGTCGCCGCCGTCGACCGCTTCGGCACCCACGCGGCCTTCTCCACCCGCCGCTGGTACGCCACCGTCAGCGCCCCCGGCGTCGACATCGTCATCGCGGACCCCGACCGCAAGTACTACGAAGGCTGGGGCACCAGCGCCGCCGCCGCGTTCGTCTCCGGCGCCGTCGCGCTCGTACGCTCCGCACACCCCGACCTCACCCCCGCGCAGATCAAGAAGCTCCTCGCCGACACCGCCCGCGACGCCCCCGCGAACGGCCGCGACGACGCGAAGGGATACGGCTTCGTCGATCCCGCCGCCGCCGTCGAGGCCGGCGCGAAGCTGTCCGGTACGGAAACGAGGGGCGGCGCGGCCGACGGCTACCAGAAGCAGTACTTCGGCGCCGGCCCGGACGTCCCCCGTGAGGACCCGGGCGAGGGCGTGGGCCTCGCCCCGGTGGCCGGGGGAGTGGGCGCGCTGCTGCTGGCGGGCGCGGTGGTGCTGTGGCGAGGCGCCGGTACGAGACGCCCCGGCGGACCCCGTTGA